A genomic region of Streptomyces sp. NBC_00247 contains the following coding sequences:
- a CDS encoding ankyrin repeat domain-containing protein gives MKRRRSKKLSRDLVGAALTGDAARVRTLLRAGADPEAADSDGTTPLYAAAVQGDAEAVSILLRAGAAPDAESGGEGSEGTPLCAAACWGHTDVVRALLAAGAVPDLREDYGTGRTPLEWAMAGPWPETVAMLEGAGAPLRPSES, from the coding sequence ATGAAGCGAAGACGGTCCAAGAAACTGTCCAGGGATCTGGTCGGAGCGGCCCTGACCGGTGACGCGGCACGCGTCCGCACCCTCCTGCGCGCCGGAGCCGACCCGGAGGCGGCCGACTCGGACGGCACCACACCGCTCTACGCGGCGGCGGTCCAGGGCGACGCGGAAGCCGTCAGCATCCTCCTGCGGGCCGGCGCCGCTCCGGACGCCGAGAGCGGCGGCGAGGGCAGCGAGGGAACACCCCTGTGCGCGGCGGCCTGTTGGGGGCACACGGACGTCGTACGCGCGCTCCTGGCCGCAGGCGCGGTTCCGGATCTCCGTGAGGACTACGGCACCGGGCGGACGCCCCTCGAATGGGCGATGGCCGGGCCCTGGCCGGAGACGGTCGCGATGCTGGAGGGCGCGGGGGCGCCGCTTCGGCCAAGTGAGTCGTAA
- a CDS encoding serine hydrolase domain-containing protein, producing the protein MRTVPTCVLSSGEAPRALHGHDLDAYVQIGSLSKTLTGTALDRMVAEGALQLDTPLEQLLPVPAGTGISLRHLAQHTSGLPRLPPRVKRRDPYADFDTAALHAVLQGLDTLTTDAPGRTEAYSNLGYAILGSALASASGMTYEELLHHYVLAPLDIAEISGDPPSDKRLHSRGLLGRPRRPWTMSGAILPAGGLWATPRAAAHLVTALLTERKFGEPALSWQRAGTVVWHNGATGDASVFAGATQDGRWVLVHRLSGRADRTDALGADLLRRATPGNSTARRENDDPPRG; encoded by the coding sequence GTGCGTACCGTACCCACTTGTGTCCTCAGCAGCGGCGAAGCCCCTCGGGCCCTCCACGGACACGACCTGGACGCGTACGTACAGATCGGGTCACTGAGCAAGACACTCACCGGAACGGCCCTTGACCGGATGGTGGCGGAGGGCGCGCTCCAACTGGACACACCTCTGGAGCAGTTACTGCCCGTCCCGGCCGGCACCGGAATCTCCCTGAGGCATCTGGCGCAGCACACCTCCGGTCTGCCCCGGCTCCCCCCGCGCGTGAAGCGGCGCGACCCGTATGCGGACTTCGACACCGCCGCCCTGCACGCCGTGCTCCAGGGACTGGACACCCTCACCACCGATGCCCCCGGTCGCACCGAGGCGTACTCCAACCTCGGATACGCCATCCTCGGCTCGGCGTTGGCGTCCGCTTCGGGCATGACCTACGAAGAACTCCTGCACCACTACGTACTCGCGCCCCTGGACATCGCCGAGATATCCGGCGATCCCCCCTCGGACAAGCGTCTCCACAGTCGTGGGCTGTTGGGTCGCCCACGACGCCCTTGGACCATGAGCGGCGCCATCCTGCCCGCCGGTGGTCTCTGGGCCACCCCGAGGGCCGCTGCCCACTTGGTGACCGCACTCCTGACCGAACGGAAATTCGGTGAGCCCGCACTGAGTTGGCAGCGAGCCGGAACCGTGGTCTGGCACAACGGCGCCACCGGGGACGCCTCCGTCTTCGCCGGGGCCACGCAGGACGGCAGGTGGGTGCTGGTCCACCGCCTCAGCGGCCGGGCGGACCGCACCGACGCGTTGGGCGCCGATCTCCTCCGACGGGCGACGCCGGGAAACTCCACCGCACGGCGGGAGAACGACGATCCCCCACGGGGGTAA
- a CDS encoding DUF397 domain-containing protein, which translates to MKNSSWRKSSYSANTGGDCLEVAAGSPTDSVPVRDSKVPDGPVVTVGPVAWQAFVDGLR; encoded by the coding sequence ATGAAGAACTCGTCGTGGCGTAAGTCCAGCTACAGCGCCAACACCGGCGGCGACTGCCTCGAAGTGGCGGCCGGCAGCCCCACCGACTCCGTACCGGTCCGTGACAGCAAGGTCCCGGACGGTCCGGTCGTGACCGTCGGCCCGGTCGCCTGGCAGGCGTTCGTGGACGGTCTCCGGTAG
- a CDS encoding helix-turn-helix domain-containing protein, whose product MANIQTLDPSTSPLAYYGWELRRQREAANLKQGQLGAIIFCTGSLIGQIETARKVPTRDFSERLDAALGTGGLFSRLIGLVLRSQLPTWFQAYAEMESRATYISTYQSQMVYGLLQTEEYARAVLATGMPEDLDGLLAARMERQRILKREQPPLAWVILDEAVLSRPIGGRRVMRSQLARLLECISHRWMRIQVLPFSAGEHASLAGSFNLLRFESDPDLVYTEDVISGHMTADPETIREASLRYAHLQGAVLSVEESAALISRVMEERYGAGTGNEELVVA is encoded by the coding sequence GTGGCCAACATCCAGACTCTCGACCCCAGCACCTCGCCGCTGGCCTACTACGGCTGGGAGTTGCGCCGCCAGCGCGAGGCCGCGAACCTCAAACAGGGCCAGCTCGGAGCCATCATCTTCTGCACGGGTTCGCTGATCGGTCAGATCGAGACCGCGCGGAAGGTCCCCACCCGGGACTTCTCCGAGCGGCTGGACGCGGCCCTCGGCACGGGCGGACTGTTCTCCCGGCTGATCGGGCTGGTGCTGCGCAGCCAACTGCCGACGTGGTTCCAGGCTTACGCGGAGATGGAGTCGCGGGCGACGTACATCTCCACCTATCAGTCGCAGATGGTTTACGGGCTGCTGCAGACCGAGGAGTACGCGCGGGCGGTCCTGGCGACCGGCATGCCCGAGGACCTGGACGGCCTGCTGGCAGCGCGGATGGAGCGTCAGCGCATCCTGAAGAGGGAGCAGCCGCCGCTCGCCTGGGTCATCCTGGACGAGGCGGTGCTGTCCCGCCCGATCGGCGGGCGTCGGGTCATGCGAAGCCAACTCGCCAGGCTGTTGGAGTGCATCAGCCATCGTTGGATGCGCATTCAGGTGCTGCCCTTCTCGGCGGGTGAACATGCGAGCCTGGCCGGCTCGTTCAATCTCTTGCGCTTCGAGAGCGACCCGGACCTCGTGTACACCGAGGACGTCATCTCCGGCCACATGACCGCCGATCCTGAAACCATCCGGGAGGCTTCTCTCCGATACGCTCACCTGCAAGGGGCTGTCCTGTCCGTCGAGGAGTCGGCGGCTCTGATCAGCCGCGTGATGGAGGAGCGTTATGGAGCCGGGACCGGAAATGAAGAACTCGTCGTGGCGTAA
- a CDS encoding ATP-binding protein — MNHVTVQRSGVGETSPVLREPVYHADFTMGEHSARHLRRILRLYLVDRGLLDVAGAAELALTELIANVVRHVPGRHCQIRMYLLGVDGVRVEVADSSPELPTATVRDALDEGGRGLLLVAAVADRWGVEVREGGGGKTVWFESLTDGGGGAGGG; from the coding sequence ATGAATCACGTAACTGTTCAGCGGTCCGGAGTGGGCGAGACCTCGCCCGTCCTCAGGGAGCCCGTGTACCACGCCGACTTCACGATGGGTGAGCATTCCGCGCGGCATCTCCGTCGCATCCTGCGGCTCTACCTCGTCGACCGGGGGCTTCTCGACGTGGCGGGCGCGGCCGAACTCGCGCTCACCGAGCTGATCGCGAACGTCGTCCGGCACGTGCCCGGCCGCCACTGCCAGATCCGTATGTACTTGCTGGGGGTCGACGGGGTGCGCGTGGAGGTCGCCGACAGCAGTCCCGAACTGCCTACGGCCACCGTGCGTGACGCGCTCGACGAGGGTGGCCGAGGGCTGCTGCTGGTCGCCGCCGTCGCCGACAGGTGGGGCGTGGAGGTGCGGGAGGGCGGCGGCGGAAAAACGGTGTGGTTCGAGAGTCTGACCGACGGGGGAGGTGGGGCCGGGGGCGGCTGA
- a CDS encoding class I SAM-dependent methyltransferase: MNAAPGQGAFEGGRYGEAYFRPGQAGEGERIDYGALAYDDISLARLRALGAGPGWRCLDVGAGTGTVSRRLLGEAGVESVLAVDRDVRFLGERPVPGLDLLEADITAPGSLSGQYDLVHARFVLMHLAEHESLITSLAALVAPGGVLVLSDAVDLTSDVTPATPYTAAMRAMWQGLRATIGTDVSWVPSSPQLLRGAGLEPVAAEIHVPPLQPDSPISRFWADTWERSRPAMLATGLVDDAGIDAAIRYLVSDECAALSAGMLTAWGWKPGERTSGP; this comes from the coding sequence GTGAACGCGGCACCGGGCCAGGGCGCCTTCGAGGGCGGTCGCTACGGAGAGGCGTACTTCCGCCCCGGGCAGGCGGGCGAGGGCGAGCGCATCGACTACGGGGCCCTCGCCTACGACGACATCAGCCTCGCGCGGCTGCGGGCGCTCGGTGCCGGCCCCGGGTGGCGCTGCCTCGACGTGGGGGCGGGCACGGGTACGGTCTCCCGCCGGCTGCTGGGCGAGGCCGGGGTGGAGAGTGTGCTCGCCGTCGACCGCGACGTACGGTTCCTCGGCGAGCGGCCGGTGCCCGGGCTCGACCTGCTGGAGGCCGACATCACCGCCCCGGGGTCCCTTTCCGGCCAGTACGACCTCGTCCACGCGCGCTTCGTCCTGATGCACCTGGCCGAGCACGAGAGCCTGATCACGTCACTGGCCGCGCTCGTGGCTCCGGGCGGGGTGCTGGTACTCAGCGACGCGGTGGACCTGACGAGCGACGTCACGCCCGCGACCCCGTACACCGCGGCGATGCGGGCGATGTGGCAGGGGCTGCGGGCCACGATCGGCACCGACGTCTCCTGGGTGCCGTCCTCCCCGCAGCTGCTGCGCGGGGCGGGGCTCGAACCCGTCGCCGCCGAGATCCACGTACCGCCGCTCCAGCCGGACAGCCCCATCAGCCGCTTCTGGGCCGACACCTGGGAGCGCAGCCGGCCGGCGATGCTCGCCACCGGCCTGGTGGACGACGCGGGGATCGACGCGGCGATCCGGTACCTGGTCTCCGACGAGTGCGCCGCGCTGTCGGCCGGGATGCTCACGGCGTGGGGGTGGAAGCCCGGGGAGCGCACTTCCGGTCCCTGA
- a CDS encoding helix-turn-helix transcriptional regulator: MRRDDLADFLRRRREALRPAEVGLPDGSRRRTPGLRREEVAMLTGVSVDYVVRLEQGRGSRPSLQLLTALARALRLSDDERAHLFHLAGHQPPPADGTARLARAGLIRMLDLLGDTPALVLSDLGEALAQNRMALLLYGDHTGLSGPRRHLVYRWFTEPATRAVHPPEKHEHQSRQFVADLRAVAGRRGHDPTVTDLVARLSGASGEFRRLWAEHEVAVRRADRKELLHPRVGRLVLDCETLVTLDQRQMLLVLTPADTETRERLELLSVLGIENFPVSTAGE; encoded by the coding sequence ATGAGACGGGACGACCTCGCGGACTTCCTGCGCCGCCGCCGCGAAGCCCTCCGGCCCGCCGAGGTCGGCCTTCCCGACGGCTCGCGGCGCCGCACCCCCGGCCTGCGCCGCGAGGAGGTGGCCATGCTCACGGGGGTGTCGGTGGATTACGTCGTACGCCTCGAACAGGGGCGCGGCAGCCGCCCCAGCCTCCAGCTGCTCACCGCGCTCGCCCGGGCGCTGCGGCTGAGCGACGACGAACGCGCCCACCTGTTCCACCTGGCGGGACACCAGCCGCCTCCGGCGGACGGCACGGCCCGGCTGGCGCGGGCCGGGCTGATCCGCATGCTCGACCTGCTCGGTGACACCCCCGCCCTGGTCCTGTCCGACCTGGGCGAGGCGCTGGCCCAGAACCGGATGGCGCTCCTGCTGTACGGCGACCACACCGGCCTCTCCGGGCCCCGGCGCCATCTCGTGTACCGGTGGTTCACCGAGCCCGCCACCCGGGCCGTCCACCCGCCGGAGAAGCACGAACACCAGTCGCGTCAGTTCGTCGCGGACCTGCGGGCGGTCGCCGGCCGCCGGGGCCACGACCCCACCGTCACCGACCTCGTCGCCCGGCTCAGCGGGGCGAGCGGCGAGTTCCGCCGCCTGTGGGCCGAGCACGAGGTGGCCGTCCGGCGCGCCGACCGCAAGGAGCTGCTCCATCCGCGGGTGGGCCGGCTGGTCCTGGACTGCGAGACCCTGGTGACCCTCGACCAGCGGCAGATGCTGCTCGTACTCACCCCCGCCGACACCGAGACCCGCGAACGGCTGGAACTGCTGAGCGTGTTGGGCATCGAGAACTTTCCGGTGAGCACGGCGGGAGAGTGA
- a CDS encoding aldo/keto reductase: MERRHLGTNGPAVSALGLGGMAMSGAYGRSDREESIATVHAALDAGVTLIDTGDFYGTGHNELLLAEALRGRKREDYQLSVKFGMLMKPGNGFGKPDCRPEAVRNFLAHSLTRLGTDHIDVYRPARLDPEVPIEETVGAVKEMIDAGYVRHLGLSEVDAATVRRAHAVHPVADLQIEYSLLSRAVEDEVLPVLRELGIGLTAYGVLSRGLLSGHWTAGHSAGPGDSRVHGPRYGAGNVEHNLALVEALREVAEAKGCTVAQLAIAWVAAQGDDIVPLVGPRSRERLTEALPALALELTADDLARIEKAVPRGSARGERYPAAFMGSVGVGS; this comes from the coding sequence ATGGAACGACGTCATCTGGGGACCAACGGTCCGGCGGTCTCCGCCCTGGGACTGGGCGGGATGGCCATGTCCGGCGCCTACGGGAGGTCCGACCGCGAGGAGAGCATCGCCACCGTGCACGCGGCGCTGGACGCGGGTGTCACGCTGATCGACACCGGCGACTTCTACGGCACCGGGCACAACGAACTGCTCCTCGCCGAGGCCCTGCGCGGCCGGAAGCGGGAGGATTACCAGCTCAGCGTGAAGTTCGGCATGCTCATGAAGCCCGGCAACGGGTTCGGCAAGCCGGACTGCCGTCCCGAGGCGGTGCGCAACTTCCTCGCCCACTCGCTGACCCGTCTGGGCACCGACCACATCGACGTCTACCGCCCGGCCAGGCTGGACCCCGAGGTGCCGATCGAGGAGACGGTGGGCGCCGTCAAGGAGATGATCGACGCCGGGTACGTACGCCACCTGGGCCTCTCGGAGGTCGACGCGGCCACCGTGCGCCGGGCCCACGCCGTGCACCCGGTGGCCGATCTCCAGATCGAGTACTCCCTCCTCTCGCGGGCGGTCGAGGACGAGGTCCTGCCCGTACTGCGCGAGCTGGGGATCGGGCTGACCGCCTACGGCGTTCTCAGCCGCGGCCTCCTCTCCGGGCACTGGACCGCGGGTCACAGCGCCGGGCCGGGCGACAGCCGCGTTCACGGCCCGCGGTACGGGGCCGGGAACGTGGAACACAACCTCGCCCTCGTGGAGGCCCTGCGCGAGGTGGCCGAGGCGAAGGGCTGCACCGTCGCGCAGCTGGCCATCGCCTGGGTCGCCGCGCAGGGGGACGACATCGTTCCGCTCGTCGGCCCCCGCAGCCGCGAGCGGCTCACCGAGGCGCTGCCCGCGCTCGCGCTGGAACTCACCGCGGACGATCTCGCCCGGATCGAGAAGGCGGTGCCCCGGGGATCGGCGCGGGGCGAGCGCTACCCGGCCGCGTTCATGGGATCGGTCGGCGTGGGGAGCTGA
- a CDS encoding serine hydrolase domain-containing protein: MQSLAMIENWPVPTAAAAVVRADGTVLGTYGDTAHRFPLASVSKPLAAYAALVAYEEGALELDEPAGPEGSTVRHLLAHTSGLAFDEHRATAPAGTRRLYSNAGFEVLGEHLAKASGISFADYAREAVFEPLGMASTTLAGSPAKDGVSTVADLVRFVAEVQAPRLLDPRTVLEAQTVVHPGLKGVLPGYGHQNPNDWGLGFEIRDSKSPHWTGASSSPATFGHFGQSGTFLWIDPVAGLACVALTDRAFGPWAAEVWPPFTDAVLAEAGR; the protein is encoded by the coding sequence ATGCAGAGTCTGGCGATGATCGAGAACTGGCCCGTCCCCACCGCGGCGGCCGCCGTCGTACGCGCGGACGGCACCGTCCTCGGCACGTACGGCGACACCGCGCACCGCTTCCCCCTGGCTTCGGTGTCGAAGCCGCTGGCGGCGTACGCGGCGCTCGTGGCGTACGAGGAGGGGGCCCTGGAGCTGGACGAACCCGCCGGCCCGGAGGGCTCGACCGTCCGCCACCTGCTCGCCCACACCAGCGGCCTCGCCTTCGACGAGCACCGGGCGACCGCCCCGGCCGGTACGCGGCGGCTCTACTCCAACGCGGGCTTCGAGGTCCTCGGCGAGCACCTCGCGAAGGCGTCCGGCATCTCCTTCGCCGACTACGCCCGTGAGGCCGTGTTCGAACCGCTGGGGATGGCCTCGACCACGCTTGCCGGCTCGCCCGCCAAGGACGGCGTCTCGACCGTGGCCGACCTGGTCCGTTTTGTCGCCGAGGTCCAGGCTCCCCGGCTGCTGGACCCGCGCACGGTCCTGGAGGCGCAGACCGTCGTGCACCCGGGGCTGAAGGGCGTACTGCCCGGGTACGGCCACCAGAACCCCAACGACTGGGGCCTCGGCTTCGAGATCCGGGACTCCAAGTCCCCGCACTGGACGGGCGCGAGCTCCTCCCCCGCGACCTTCGGCCACTTCGGCCAGTCCGGCACCTTCCTCTGGATCGACCCGGTCGCGGGCCTGGCCTGTGTCGCCTTGACGGACCGCGCCTTCGGCCCCTGGGCCGCCGAGGTGTGGCCGCCGTTCACGGACGCGGTACTGGCGGAGGCCGGCCGCTGA
- a CDS encoding MerR family transcriptional regulator, whose protein sequence is MTVTQSTSVRPVPQQVSPPGRTVRYTISEVAARTGLTAHTLRWYERIGLMPHVDRSQTGQRRFTDKDLGWLAFVGKLRLTGMPVADMVRYAELLREGEHTFDQRQELLEATRRDVRARIAELHETLTVLDHKIDFYASARRAPERPCG, encoded by the coding sequence ATGACGGTGACGCAGAGCACGTCCGTACGACCGGTGCCCCAGCAGGTCTCCCCGCCGGGCCGCACGGTCCGGTACACGATCAGTGAGGTGGCCGCCCGCACCGGGCTCACCGCGCACACCCTGCGCTGGTACGAGCGGATCGGCCTGATGCCGCACGTGGACCGCTCGCAGACCGGACAGCGGAGGTTCACCGACAAGGACCTCGGCTGGCTGGCCTTCGTCGGCAAGCTCCGGCTGACCGGGATGCCGGTGGCCGACATGGTCCGGTACGCGGAACTGCTGCGCGAGGGCGAGCACACGTTCGACCAGCGGCAGGAGCTGCTGGAGGCGACCCGCCGCGACGTACGGGCCCGGATCGCGGAGCTCCACGAGACGCTCACCGTCCTGGATCACAAGATCGACTTCTATGCGAGCGCCCGACGGGCGCCGGAAAGGCCGTGTGGCTGA
- a CDS encoding aldo/keto reductase, whose protein sequence is MTENTLPTVQLGADGPQVGVQGLGCMGMSEFYGETDEMAAHDTLHTALDAGVTLFDTADIYGRGANEEFLASFVGTNRDRITLATKFAIERSDDPEYRAVRNDAAYIKQAVEASLRRLGTDVIDLYYMHRHDPKVPFAESVGAMAELIKEGKVKQLGLSEVTGPELREAHAVHPIAALQSEWSLFSRDLERSAVPAAAELGVTLVPYSPLGRGFLTGAFADAGKELGKDDFRQYQPRFTGDNAKNNAALLEPVRRIAEAHGATPAQVALAWVHQRAQVHGLTVVPIPGTRKPARLLENVGAARIVLTAEELAELEPIAGKVAGDRYPDMSSTAAAREK, encoded by the coding sequence ATGACGGAGAACACCCTTCCCACCGTGCAGCTCGGCGCGGACGGACCGCAGGTCGGCGTGCAGGGACTCGGCTGCATGGGCATGAGCGAGTTCTACGGCGAGACCGACGAGATGGCCGCCCACGACACCCTGCACACGGCGCTGGACGCGGGGGTCACCCTCTTCGACACCGCGGACATCTACGGACGCGGCGCCAACGAGGAGTTCCTCGCCTCGTTCGTCGGGACCAACCGCGACCGGATCACGCTGGCCACCAAGTTCGCCATCGAGCGGTCCGACGACCCCGAGTACCGGGCCGTACGCAACGACGCCGCCTACATCAAGCAGGCGGTGGAGGCGAGCCTGCGCCGCCTGGGCACCGACGTGATCGACCTCTACTACATGCACCGCCACGACCCGAAGGTCCCGTTCGCCGAGTCCGTCGGCGCGATGGCCGAACTGATCAAGGAGGGCAAGGTCAAGCAGCTCGGGTTGAGCGAGGTGACCGGCCCGGAGCTGCGCGAGGCGCACGCGGTGCACCCGATCGCCGCCCTCCAGTCGGAGTGGTCGCTCTTCAGCCGGGACCTGGAGCGCAGCGCGGTGCCGGCGGCGGCCGAGCTGGGCGTCACACTGGTGCCGTACTCGCCGCTTGGCCGGGGCTTTCTGACCGGGGCGTTCGCGGACGCCGGCAAGGAGCTCGGGAAGGACGACTTCCGGCAGTACCAGCCCCGCTTCACGGGCGACAACGCGAAGAACAACGCGGCCCTGCTGGAGCCGGTCCGCCGGATCGCCGAGGCCCACGGGGCGACCCCCGCGCAGGTGGCGCTGGCCTGGGTGCACCAGCGCGCCCAGGTGCACGGGCTGACCGTCGTACCGATCCCCGGTACCCGGAAGCCGGCCCGGCTGCTGGAGAACGTCGGTGCGGCCCGGATCGTCCTCACCGCCGAGGAGCTGGCCGAGCTGGAGCCGATCGCCGGAAAGGTGGCGGGCGACCGCTACCCGGACATGAGCAGCACGGCGGCGGCCCGGGAGAAGTAG
- a CDS encoding acyltransferase family protein, translating into MSPATLAARIESRTPAHRDRAIDGMRALALLAVPTGHWLLGGFTRGDDGALHNASPLSAFGALAPVSWVLQMLGVFFLVGGYVSALSYRRRETTARAWLGGRLARLGRPVLGVTAVWAVLAPVLHLLGVPGDTLRTGATLVIQPLWFVGVYLVVTALTPVCVRLAERMGGWGAAPLLGAVAVVDFLRYGPYADAVPSWLSLLNILPGWLFAYQLGVGWGMGRIGRRGARFLLVGGSVLFAVLLLVGHYPASMVGVPGVARTNSHPPSLLVLALAAAQSGAAILLRDRIGRLLRRPALWAPVVVVNLSAMTILCWHQTALLAAAVPASLLGAGAVPGLTTAPDSLGWIAARVLWLPVCAALLVLLARFTRRFEAPWRRGTRTTRARNAVVGVLAAGFAVFALGLA; encoded by the coding sequence ATGAGTCCCGCCACCCTCGCCGCCCGGATCGAGTCCCGCACCCCGGCCCACCGCGACCGCGCGATCGACGGGATGCGCGCCCTCGCGCTGCTCGCCGTACCGACCGGGCACTGGCTGCTCGGCGGGTTCACCCGGGGAGACGACGGCGCCCTGCACAACGCGAGCCCGCTCTCCGCCTTCGGGGCGCTCGCTCCGGTGAGCTGGGTGCTCCAGATGCTCGGGGTGTTCTTCCTGGTCGGCGGGTACGTCTCCGCCCTCTCCTACCGCCGCCGCGAGACCACCGCCCGCGCCTGGCTGGGCGGGCGGCTGGCCCGGCTGGGCCGTCCCGTCCTCGGGGTGACGGCGGTGTGGGCGGTACTCGCTCCGGTGCTGCACCTGCTCGGGGTACCCGGGGACACGCTGCGGACCGGGGCGACGCTGGTGATCCAGCCGCTCTGGTTCGTCGGGGTCTACCTGGTGGTCACCGCGCTGACCCCGGTCTGTGTACGGCTCGCGGAACGGATGGGCGGGTGGGGCGCCGCGCCGCTGCTGGGGGCGGTCGCGGTGGTCGACTTCCTCCGGTACGGGCCGTACGCGGACGCCGTGCCGTCCTGGCTGAGCCTGCTGAACATCCTGCCGGGCTGGCTGTTCGCGTACCAGCTCGGCGTGGGCTGGGGCATGGGCCGGATCGGGCGGCGCGGTGCTCGGTTCCTGCTGGTGGGCGGTTCGGTGCTGTTCGCGGTACTGCTGCTGGTCGGGCACTACCCGGCGTCGATGGTCGGCGTGCCGGGCGTGGCGCGCACCAACTCGCATCCGCCGTCGCTGCTGGTACTGGCGCTGGCCGCCGCGCAGAGCGGTGCGGCGATCCTGCTGCGCGACCGGATCGGCCGACTGCTGCGACGGCCCGCGCTCTGGGCGCCGGTGGTGGTCGTCAACCTGTCGGCGATGACGATCCTGTGCTGGCACCAGACGGCGCTGCTGGCCGCCGCCGTCCCGGCGTCCCTCCTGGGAGCCGGTGCCGTACCGGGGCTGACCACGGCCCCGGACAGCCTCGGCTGGATCGCGGCGCGGGTGCTCTGGCTGCCGGTCTGCGCCGCGCTGCTGGTGCTGCTCGCCCGCTTCACGCGCCGATTCGAGGCCCCGTGGCGCCGGGGCACCCGCACCACCCGGGCCCGTAACGCCGTGGTGGGGGTGCTCGCGGCGGGGTTCGCGGTGTTCGCGCTGGGGCTGGCGTGA
- a CDS encoding alpha/beta hydrolase — protein MRRYARTLVAVALAATVAAGTAGWASGSAQVAVSGPPPGSASWRADEVRGRALPDPASATPAQVAAFFAALSPEQQQALVVRHPSVTGNLDGVPLELRYRANALALKANTDPRYRSLAEPGRRIIAFDPRGRGLVAEVFGDLRTARHVGVVVPGSDIDAGTFDRDGDPYGTPAGMAVSLRDATGPDTAVIAWAGYTTPVGVGWDAATGKLAEVGADRLARFADGLAADGLVAPAVFCHSYGSVVCGLAAHRLHVADLVVLGSPGMRAGSVGALSTTARVWAAKDPTDWIDDVPNIEFAGLGHGTDPTDPGFGARRVPAREAVGHTGYFAPGTDSLRAFAAIATGDFAGAGIVTEGALR, from the coding sequence ATGCGCCGGTACGCGAGGACTCTGGTGGCGGTCGCGCTGGCGGCCACCGTGGCGGCGGGGACCGCCGGCTGGGCGTCGGGGAGTGCGCAGGTGGCCGTGAGCGGGCCGCCGCCGGGCAGCGCGTCCTGGCGCGCCGACGAGGTACGGGGACGGGCGCTGCCCGACCCGGCGAGCGCCACGCCCGCCCAAGTGGCTGCTTTCTTCGCCGCGTTGAGCCCCGAACAGCAGCAGGCACTCGTGGTGCGGCACCCTTCGGTGACCGGCAACCTCGACGGCGTACCGCTGGAACTGCGCTACCGGGCCAACGCCCTCGCCCTGAAGGCGAACACCGATCCCCGCTACCGGTCGCTCGCCGAACCGGGGCGCCGGATAATCGCGTTCGACCCGCGCGGTCGCGGGCTGGTGGCGGAGGTCTTCGGCGACCTGCGGACGGCCCGGCACGTGGGGGTCGTGGTGCCCGGGTCGGACATCGACGCGGGCACGTTCGACCGGGACGGCGATCCGTACGGGACTCCGGCCGGGATGGCCGTCTCGCTACGGGACGCCACGGGTCCGGACACCGCCGTGATCGCCTGGGCCGGGTACACCACGCCGGTCGGGGTCGGGTGGGACGCGGCCACGGGGAAGCTGGCGGAGGTCGGCGCGGACCGGCTGGCCCGGTTCGCGGACGGGCTGGCGGCGGACGGCCTGGTGGCGCCCGCCGTGTTCTGCCACAGCTACGGCTCGGTGGTCTGCGGGCTCGCCGCGCACCGGCTGCACGTCGCCGACCTGGTGGTGCTCGGCTCCCCCGGGATGCGCGCCGGCAGTGTCGGCGCGCTCTCCACCACCGCCCGGGTGTGGGCGGCGAAGGACCCCACCGACTGGATCGACGACGTGCCGAACATCGAGTTCGCCGGACTCGGCCACGGGACCGACCCGACCGACCCCGGTTTCGGCGCCCGCCGGGTCCCGGCCCGCGAAGCCGTGGGCCACACCGGCTACTTCGCCCCCGGCACCGACTCGCTCCGCGCCTTCGCCGCCATCGCCACGGGCGACTTCGCCGGGGCCGGCATCGTCACCGAGGGGGCGCTCCGATGA